A window of the Natronomonas salina genome harbors these coding sequences:
- a CDS encoding anthranilate synthase component II has product MVRMLVVDNYDSFVYNLVQYVGTHADVEVRRNDAVTVDEIRELDPDGIVVSPGPGTPQEAGVSVPVFEELDYPTLGVCLGHQALCAANGATVGHAPDVVHGKPSAITHDGEGVFAGLPERFEVGRYHSLAVDPETLPETLERTARTDDDRGVVMGVRHRGKPHEGVQFHPESILTDTGERMIETFCDRCSTT; this is encoded by the coding sequence ATGGTCCGGATGCTCGTCGTCGACAACTACGACTCGTTCGTCTACAACCTCGTCCAGTACGTCGGCACGCACGCCGACGTCGAGGTCCGCCGGAACGACGCCGTCACCGTCGACGAGATCCGCGAACTGGACCCGGACGGCATCGTCGTCTCGCCCGGGCCGGGAACCCCGCAGGAGGCCGGCGTCTCCGTCCCCGTCTTCGAGGAACTCGACTACCCGACGCTGGGCGTCTGCCTCGGCCACCAGGCGCTGTGCGCGGCCAACGGCGCGACGGTCGGTCACGCGCCCGACGTCGTCCACGGCAAGCCTTCAGCGATAACCCACGACGGCGAGGGGGTCTTCGCGGGTCTCCCCGAGCGCTTCGAGGTCGGCCGGTACCACTCGCTGGCCGTCGACCCGGAGACGCTGCCCGAGACGCTGGAGCGGACGGCCCGCACGGACGACGACCGGGGCGTCGTGATGGGCGTCCGCCACCGCGGGAAGCCCCACGAGGGCGTCCAGTTCCACCCGGAGAGCATCCTCACCGACACCGGTGAGCGCATGATCGAGACCTTCTGTGACAGATGCAGTACCACGTAG
- a CDS encoding TRAM domain-containing protein, with protein sequence MGSTSTAPVESGETHHVEIEELGEEGDGIAYVEGFVVFVPDTELTEAVDVEIESVRDSFAVGEVVERHE encoded by the coding sequence ATGGGTTCCACTTCTACAGCGCCGGTCGAGAGCGGCGAGACGCACCACGTCGAGATCGAGGAGCTCGGCGAGGAGGGCGACGGCATCGCGTACGTCGAGGGGTTCGTGGTCTTCGTCCCCGACACCGAGCTGACGGAGGCCGTGGACGTCGAGATCGAATCGGTCCGCGACTCGTTCGCGGTCGGCGAGGTCGTCGAGCGCCACGAGTGA
- a CDS encoding Rieske (2Fe-2S) protein, whose protein sequence is MDPDRRIVDVEEVPDDSTLLFTVREGFDEKEVLLVRLADGIAAWRNYCPHWTDVRLDKGSGAEFRGGELVCTRHAATFEPGTGECSHGPCEGAYLEEVDVAVEDGAVYLTDDDYEFDHVGPKSDRDLSSGRIGFSGN, encoded by the coding sequence ATGGATCCCGACCGCCGAATCGTCGACGTCGAGGAGGTCCCCGACGACTCGACGCTGCTGTTCACCGTCCGCGAGGGGTTCGACGAGAAGGAGGTCCTGCTCGTCCGTCTCGCCGACGGCATCGCCGCCTGGCGGAACTACTGCCCCCACTGGACCGACGTCCGCCTGGACAAGGGCAGCGGCGCGGAGTTCCGGGGCGGCGAACTCGTCTGCACGCGCCACGCGGCGACCTTCGAACCCGGGACGGGCGAGTGCTCCCACGGCCCCTGCGAGGGCGCCTACCTGGAGGAGGTCGACGTCGCCGTCGAGGACGGCGCGGTCTACCTCACCGACGACGACTACGAGTTCGACCACGTCGGCCCGAAGTCCGACCGCGACCTCTCTTCCGGTCGGATCGGCTTCAGCGGCAACTAA
- a CDS encoding cystathionine gamma-synthase has translation MTHDDTPDDAADGRIETRAIHAGQDPDEETGAIMTPIYASSTYVQDGPGDHRGYEYSRTGNPTRSALEANLADLEGGEYGRAFASGMAGINTVLNLLESGDHVLAGEDVYGGTHRLFEQVYEDYDLEFSFVDTTDLEAVEAAVRPNTELVWVETPTNPLLRVNDIAALADLAHEHDALCAVDNTFATPYLQQPLDLGADVVSHSLTKYLGGHSDLVAGALVTDDPDLDERFGFYQNSVGATPGPFDCFLVLRGTKTLPVRMDRHCENARALARWLDDHPDVSDVYYPGLESHPQHDLAAEQMADFGGMLSFELDASLEEAAEVVSSTDVFTLAESLGGVESLIEQPATMTHAAIPAERRREAGLTDGLVRVSVGLEHVDDLRTDLESAFDTALE, from the coding sequence ATGACACACGACGACACACCCGACGACGCGGCCGACGGACGCATCGAGACCCGAGCCATCCACGCCGGCCAGGACCCGGACGAGGAGACGGGCGCCATCATGACGCCCATCTACGCCTCCTCGACGTACGTCCAGGACGGGCCCGGCGACCACCGCGGCTACGAGTACTCCCGGACGGGCAACCCGACGCGGTCCGCCCTCGAGGCCAACCTCGCGGACCTGGAGGGCGGCGAGTACGGCCGCGCCTTCGCCAGCGGGATGGCCGGCATCAACACCGTCCTGAACCTACTGGAGTCCGGCGACCACGTGCTGGCCGGCGAGGACGTCTACGGCGGCACCCACCGACTGTTCGAGCAGGTCTACGAGGACTACGACCTCGAGTTCTCCTTCGTCGACACGACCGACCTCGAGGCGGTCGAGGCCGCCGTCCGGCCGAACACCGAGCTGGTGTGGGTCGAGACGCCGACGAACCCCCTGCTGCGGGTCAACGATATCGCGGCGCTCGCCGACCTCGCCCACGAGCACGACGCGCTCTGTGCGGTCGACAACACCTTCGCGACGCCGTACCTCCAGCAGCCGCTGGACCTCGGCGCCGACGTCGTCTCCCACTCGCTGACGAAGTACCTCGGCGGCCACTCGGACCTCGTCGCCGGCGCGCTCGTCACGGACGACCCCGACCTCGACGAGCGGTTCGGCTTCTACCAGAACTCGGTTGGGGCGACGCCCGGCCCGTTCGACTGCTTCCTGGTCCTCCGGGGGACCAAGACGCTCCCCGTCCGGATGGACCGCCACTGCGAGAACGCGCGGGCGCTCGCCCGGTGGCTCGACGACCACCCCGACGTCTCGGACGTCTACTACCCCGGCCTCGAGTCCCACCCCCAGCACGACCTCGCGGCCGAGCAGATGGCCGACTTCGGCGGCATGCTGAGCTTCGAACTCGACGCCTCCCTGGAGGAGGCCGCCGAGGTCGTCTCCTCGACGGACGTGTTCACGCTCGCGGAGAGCCTCGGGGGCGTCGAGAGCCTCATCGAACAGCCGGCGACGATGACCCACGCGGCCATCCCGGCCGAACGGCGCCGCGAGGCCGGCCTCACCGACGGCCTCGTCCGCGTCAGCGTCGGACTGGAGCACGTCGACGACCTGCGGACGGACCTCGAGTCGGCCTTCGACACCGCCCTCGAGTGA
- a CDS encoding patatin-like phospholipase family protein has product MSNVAIACQGGGSHTAFTAGVLQHALENWDEDDELVGLSGTSGGALNAVVAWYGLVTEGRERAVELLDDVWDDVAAGGPADRMANAAFVWTRRVEASGFPVPQVSPYFRPTSPWREREFRALVERHVDFEAIRALADDPERPELVVGTVDVNAGEFETFTNREVTADAVLASAAVPTLFRAVEIDGHYHWDGLFSQNPPVHDLVTAPEERQPDELWVVQIEPQAREEEPTSLEEITDRRNELSGNISLNQELGFIERVNRWIDEGHLSEERFSRTEIHRVQLRDNLEHSSKVDRSPAFVEDLMDRGRARAAEFLASR; this is encoded by the coding sequence ATGAGCAACGTCGCCATCGCCTGCCAGGGCGGCGGCAGCCACACCGCGTTCACCGCCGGCGTCCTGCAGCACGCCCTCGAGAACTGGGACGAGGACGACGAACTGGTCGGGCTCTCCGGCACCTCCGGCGGCGCGCTCAACGCCGTCGTCGCGTGGTACGGGCTGGTGACCGAGGGCCGGGAGCGGGCCGTCGAACTGCTGGACGACGTCTGGGACGACGTCGCCGCCGGAGGCCCGGCAGACCGGATGGCCAACGCCGCGTTCGTCTGGACGAGACGGGTCGAGGCTAGCGGCTTCCCGGTCCCCCAGGTCAGCCCCTACTTCCGGCCGACGTCGCCGTGGCGGGAGCGAGAGTTCCGCGCGCTCGTCGAACGGCACGTCGACTTCGAGGCGATCCGTGCGCTGGCCGACGACCCCGAGCGCCCGGAACTGGTCGTCGGCACCGTGGACGTCAACGCCGGCGAGTTCGAGACGTTCACGAACCGCGAGGTGACCGCCGACGCGGTGCTGGCCTCTGCGGCGGTGCCGACGCTGTTCCGCGCCGTCGAGATCGACGGCCACTACCACTGGGACGGCCTCTTCAGCCAGAACCCGCCCGTCCACGACCTCGTGACCGCGCCCGAGGAGCGGCAGCCGGACGAGCTGTGGGTCGTCCAGATCGAGCCGCAGGCCCGCGAGGAGGAGCCGACGTCCCTCGAGGAGATCACCGACCGCCGCAACGAGCTGTCCGGTAACATCTCGCTGAACCAGGAGCTGGGGTTCATCGAGCGCGTCAACCGGTGGATCGACGAGGGCCACCTCTCCGAGGAGCGGTTCAGCCGGACCGAGATCCACCGCGTCCAGCTACGTGACAACCTCGAACACTCCTCGAAGGTCGACCGCTCGCCGGCCTTCGTCGAGGACCTGATGGACCGGGGGCGGGCCCGCGCCGCCGAGTTCCTGGCGTCGCGCTAG
- the pabB gene encoding aminodeoxychorismate synthase, component I, protein MRVVTDRSSFAATAADAPPDARVPVELRVRVADPFEAYRRARRGDGGDVYLETTGGQSGWGYFATDPVERVTVGADAEPIDEGGSPSLSHDSPSSSFDGSEGSPRSPSLATLDAILENETLERGDCDVPYPCGAFGWLSYDVARELEDIPETTTDDRGLPRLQLATYDRVAAWAEPWTGEATLRVTACPRLSDHDAVDDAYECGVGHARDLVARAVAGDRSVGRAPAEARRATFDAGCTRAEFADRVRRVKAAIRDGDTFQANVSQRLSAPAAVHPVDAYAALRRVNPAPYSALLEFPGVDLVSASPELLLDVDGDRLLTEPIAGTRPRGETREEDEALAADLRSDEKERAEHAMLVDLERNDLGKVSEYGSVDVREYRRVDRYSEVMHLVSLVEGRRREGCSVAGAVAAVFPGGTITGAPKPRTMAIIDAVERTRRGPYTGAVGVFGFDDRATLNIVIRTLVRTGERYDLRVGAGIVHDSDPDSEYDETLDKGRALVNAIDAALDRETFALEAD, encoded by the coding sequence ATGCGAGTCGTCACCGACCGGTCGAGCTTCGCCGCGACGGCGGCCGACGCGCCGCCGGACGCGCGCGTGCCGGTCGAACTCCGGGTCCGCGTGGCCGACCCCTTCGAGGCCTACCGCCGGGCGCGCCGCGGCGACGGCGGCGACGTCTACCTCGAGACGACCGGCGGCCAGTCCGGGTGGGGCTACTTCGCGACCGACCCCGTCGAGCGGGTGACCGTCGGCGCCGACGCCGAACCGATCGACGAGGGCGGGTCGCCGTCGCTGTCTCACGACTCACCCAGTTCGTCGTTCGACGGTTCCGAGGGCTCCCCCCGGTCGCCCTCGCTGGCGACGCTCGATGCGATTCTGGAGAACGAGACCCTCGAGCGCGGCGACTGCGACGTCCCGTACCCCTGCGGGGCCTTCGGCTGGCTCTCCTACGACGTCGCCCGCGAACTGGAGGACATACCCGAGACGACGACTGACGACCGCGGGCTCCCCCGCCTGCAGCTCGCGACGTACGACCGCGTGGCCGCGTGGGCGGAACCCTGGACCGGCGAGGCGACCCTCCGGGTGACCGCCTGCCCGCGGCTCTCGGACCACGACGCCGTCGACGACGCCTACGAGTGTGGGGTCGGCCACGCCCGGGACCTCGTCGCCCGCGCCGTCGCCGGCGACCGGTCGGTCGGGCGCGCCCCCGCGGAGGCACGGCGCGCGACGTTCGACGCAGGTTGCACCCGCGCCGAGTTCGCCGACCGCGTCCGGCGCGTCAAGGCCGCCATCCGCGACGGCGACACCTTCCAGGCGAACGTCTCCCAGCGGCTCTCTGCGCCCGCCGCAGTCCACCCCGTCGACGCCTACGCCGCGCTCCGACGGGTGAACCCGGCGCCGTACTCGGCGCTGCTGGAGTTCCCCGGCGTCGACCTGGTGAGCGCGAGCCCGGAACTGCTGCTCGACGTCGACGGCGACCGGCTGCTGACCGAACCCATCGCGGGGACGCGCCCGCGCGGGGAGACGCGCGAGGAGGACGAGGCGCTGGCGGCCGACCTGCGCTCCGACGAGAAGGAACGGGCCGAGCACGCGATGCTGGTCGACCTCGAGCGCAACGACCTCGGGAAGGTCAGCGAGTACGGCTCCGTCGACGTCCGCGAGTACCGCCGCGTCGACCGCTACTCGGAGGTCATGCACCTCGTGAGCCTCGTCGAGGGGCGCCGCCGCGAGGGCTGCTCGGTGGCCGGCGCCGTGGCCGCGGTCTTCCCCGGCGGCACCATCACCGGCGCGCCGAAGCCGCGGACGATGGCGATAATCGACGCGGTCGAGCGGACCCGCCGGGGACCCTACACCGGCGCCGTCGGCGTCTTCGGCTTCGACGACCGGGCGACGCTGAACATCGTCATCCGGACGCTCGTCCGCACCGGCGAACGGTACGACCTGCGGGTCGGCGCCGGCATCGTCCACGACTCGGACCCGGACAGCGAGTACGACGAGACCCTGGACAAGGGCCGCGCGCTGGTCAACGCCATCGACGCCGCCCTCGACCGGGAGACGTTCGCCCTGGAGGCCGACTGA
- a CDS encoding aminotransferase class IV: MQYHVDGELVDRENATVSVDDRGFRYGDAAFETCRAYGGEVFAWDRHLERLERTCATLGMEGVVPEDIADRVDETLAANDLEDAYVRVSISRGVQPGKLTPQSEVDPTVVVYAKPLPRGGVDGKAVWEDPAVVQSVKTRRVPDAALPADAKTHNYLNGILARLELRRATNEGYRPDEALMRDTDGNLAEGATSNLFFVDDGVLKTPAEGSLLPGITREVVMEIAEAEEFPVEEGRYAVDDLRTADEAFLTNTTWEVRPVESVDGIAVGGGPMTELLGRLYSRRVEERCY; the protein is encoded by the coding sequence ATGCAGTACCACGTAGACGGCGAGCTGGTCGACCGCGAGAATGCCACGGTGAGCGTCGACGACCGGGGGTTCCGCTACGGCGACGCCGCCTTCGAGACCTGCCGCGCCTACGGCGGCGAGGTGTTCGCGTGGGATCGGCACCTCGAGCGCCTGGAGCGAACCTGCGCGACCCTCGGGATGGAGGGCGTTGTGCCAGAGGACATCGCCGACCGCGTCGACGAGACGCTCGCGGCGAACGACCTCGAGGACGCGTACGTCCGGGTCTCCATCTCCCGGGGCGTCCAGCCCGGGAAGCTGACGCCGCAGTCCGAGGTCGACCCCACCGTCGTGGTCTACGCGAAGCCGCTGCCCCGGGGCGGCGTCGACGGGAAGGCGGTCTGGGAGGACCCCGCCGTCGTGCAGTCGGTGAAGACCCGGCGGGTGCCGGACGCGGCGCTGCCGGCGGACGCGAAGACGCACAACTACCTCAACGGGATCCTGGCGCGCCTCGAACTCCGGCGGGCGACCAACGAGGGCTACCGGCCGGACGAGGCGCTCATGCGCGACACCGACGGGAACCTCGCCGAGGGGGCGACGAGCAACCTCTTCTTCGTCGACGACGGCGTGCTGAAGACGCCCGCCGAGGGGTCGCTGCTGCCCGGCATCACCCGGGAGGTCGTGATGGAGATCGCCGAGGCGGAGGAGTTCCCGGTCGAGGAGGGCCGCTACGCGGTCGACGACCTCCGGACGGCCGACGAGGCGTTCCTGACGAACACGACCTGGGAGGTCCGGCCGGTCGAGAGCGTCGACGGCATCGCGGTCGGCGGCGGCCCGATGACGGAGCTGCTGGGACGGCTCTACTCGCGGCGGGTCGAAGAACGCTGCTACTGA
- a CDS encoding helix-hairpin-helix domain-containing protein, which translates to MPIAKLIRSVLGLGSSDGESAESTSVTVEREPDDEPETDASAEASSSEPEPEPELDEEGTDAESDVGDEPDIEDATDSDEAEEVSTDDDVEEAAAAGTSASASTDSMTQEPPEEADAAEDAEVTGEVTDHSGTDTPATEDAEAAGPVEEEPDEGSEPVDNVSGIGPAYAERLNDAGIDTVQELLDADPDELAGQIDVSEKRIGRWQESAEDL; encoded by the coding sequence ATGCCAATAGCCAAACTCATTCGATCCGTTCTGGGCCTGGGCAGTTCGGACGGCGAGTCGGCTGAATCGACCAGCGTCACGGTCGAGCGCGAACCCGACGACGAGCCCGAGACGGACGCGTCCGCGGAGGCGTCCTCGTCGGAACCGGAACCGGAACCGGAACTCGACGAGGAGGGGACGGATGCGGAGTCCGACGTGGGCGACGAACCCGATATCGAAGACGCGACAGACTCCGACGAGGCCGAGGAGGTCTCCACGGACGACGACGTCGAGGAGGCGGCCGCCGCGGGCACGTCGGCCAGCGCCTCGACCGACTCGATGACGCAGGAGCCGCCGGAGGAGGCCGACGCCGCCGAAGACGCGGAGGTCACCGGCGAGGTCACCGACCACAGCGGGACCGACACGCCCGCGACGGAAGACGCCGAGGCGGCCGGCCCCGTCGAGGAGGAACCCGACGAGGGCAGCGAGCCCGTCGACAACGTCAGCGGCATCGGCCCCGCGTACGCGGAGCGACTCAACGACGCCGGCATCGATACCGTCCAGGAACTCCTCGACGCCGACCCCGACGAACTGGCGGGCCAGATCGACGTCTCCGAGAAGCGCATCGGGCGCTGGCAGGAGAGCGCGGAAGACCTGTAA
- a CDS encoding twin-arginine translocation signal domain-containing protein: MRGTNRRRFLKGAGATGIAVGLTGCVGELESYLGGSDSPDDGNGNGTGNNSTQETDESTPTDDGQEGEVLVDFSNGVEDWYDLDSYGSFEAISEVRNGEQGIRLTAGEDEPYVGAVTAFSEPIDLRGKSLSVSFMAMSPQNHRLEVQPVAPDQGNLLRLNRTNTGPLGHWMNLDMGATGERGDPDLSEVYELRLIGRQRSQGQTIDMAIDQIRVLDAPDTGKVMLTWDDCHQSHARAFEIMEEFGFAGVDGVITHAVGASSRLDTGQLRQMNSSGWDIVSHPHPQGSGSAVLTEENWSESEQREIIENSKNWLETRGFEEGAQYYIAPGNTRDATNMELLREYHEASISYGGGNIGLPVTDPHTVGRVNGTNLDAIQRYIDLAEKYNQLVAPMWHSIGDSPEADITEADFRALLEYINSADVEVVTMSDLVG; encoded by the coding sequence ATGCGAGGAACGAACCGCCGCCGCTTTCTGAAAGGTGCGGGCGCAACAGGAATCGCCGTCGGACTCACCGGCTGTGTAGGGGAACTCGAGAGCTATCTGGGGGGAAGCGACTCCCCCGACGACGGCAACGGGAACGGAACCGGGAACAACTCGACGCAGGAAACGGACGAGTCGACGCCGACCGACGACGGTCAGGAAGGTGAAGTGCTCGTGGACTTCTCGAACGGCGTAGAGGACTGGTACGATCTGGACTCCTACGGCTCCTTCGAGGCGATCAGTGAGGTCCGGAACGGCGAGCAGGGCATCCGCCTGACCGCCGGCGAGGACGAGCCGTACGTCGGGGCGGTCACGGCGTTCTCCGAGCCGATCGACCTCCGGGGGAAGTCCCTGTCGGTGTCGTTCATGGCGATGAGCCCCCAGAACCACCGGCTGGAGGTCCAGCCGGTCGCGCCCGACCAGGGGAACCTCCTCCGGCTCAACCGGACGAACACGGGGCCGCTGGGACACTGGATGAACCTCGATATGGGCGCGACCGGCGAGCGCGGCGACCCGGATCTCAGCGAGGTCTACGAGCTCCGCCTGATCGGCCGCCAGCGCAGCCAGGGACAGACTATCGACATGGCCATCGACCAAATCCGCGTCCTCGACGCCCCCGATACGGGCAAGGTCATGCTGACGTGGGACGACTGCCACCAGAGCCACGCCCGTGCCTTCGAGATTATGGAGGAGTTCGGGTTCGCGGGCGTCGACGGGGTCATCACCCACGCCGTCGGCGCGAGCTCGCGGCTGGATACGGGACAGCTCCGGCAGATGAACTCCAGCGGCTGGGACATCGTCTCCCACCCCCATCCCCAGGGCAGCGGCAGTGCGGTGCTGACCGAGGAGAACTGGTCGGAGAGCGAGCAGCGCGAGATCATCGAGAACTCGAAGAACTGGCTGGAGACCCGCGGCTTCGAGGAGGGTGCCCAGTACTACATCGCCCCAGGGAACACGCGTGACGCCACGAACATGGAGCTCCTCCGGGAGTACCACGAGGCGTCGATCAGCTACGGCGGCGGCAACATCGGCCTCCCGGTGACCGATCCGCACACGGTCGGCCGCGTCAACGGCACGAACCTCGATGCGATCCAGCGGTACATCGACCTCGCCGAGAAGTACAACCAGCTGGTCGCCCCGATGTGGCACTCCATCGGCGACAGCCCGGAAGCCGACATCACCGAGGCGGACTTCCGTGCGCTGCTGGAGTACATCAATTCGGCCGACGTCGAGGTCGTGACGATGTCCGACCTGGTCGGCTGA
- a CDS encoding shikimate dehydrogenase, whose protein sequence is MQVFGLIGDPVGHSVSPPMHEAAYEALGMDARYVTFEPSSDALAAALDGADALGIRGLNVTIPYKEDVLPLVDPDPLAERIGAVNTIDFSGEPTGHNTDAAGVTRALGHHDVTLSGTAVVVGAGGAGRAASFALADEGMDVRIANRTVARAESLAGDVPAATAHGLDDLETLLADADVLVNATSVGMEAPEESPVPREALHGGLAVLDAVYDPLETRLLREAEAAGATTVDGAWMLLFQGVEAFELWTGRDAPVETMDRALRSAL, encoded by the coding sequence ATGCAGGTTTTCGGGCTCATCGGCGACCCGGTCGGCCACTCGGTGTCGCCGCCGATGCACGAGGCGGCCTACGAGGCGCTCGGGATGGACGCCCGCTACGTGACGTTCGAGCCGTCGTCGGACGCGCTGGCGGCGGCGCTCGACGGCGCTGACGCCCTCGGGATCCGGGGGCTGAACGTGACGATCCCCTACAAGGAGGACGTCCTCCCGCTGGTCGACCCCGACCCCCTCGCCGAGCGCATCGGTGCCGTCAACACGATCGACTTCTCGGGGGAGCCGACCGGGCACAACACGGACGCCGCGGGCGTCACGCGCGCGCTCGGTCACCACGACGTCACCCTGTCCGGTACGGCAGTGGTCGTCGGCGCCGGCGGCGCCGGCCGGGCGGCGTCGTTCGCGCTGGCCGACGAGGGGATGGACGTCCGCATCGCCAACCGGACGGTCGCCAGGGCGGAGTCCCTCGCCGGTGACGTCCCGGCCGCGACCGCCCACGGCCTCGACGACCTCGAGACGCTGCTCGCCGACGCCGACGTCCTGGTCAACGCCACCAGCGTCGGGATGGAGGCCCCCGAGGAGTCGCCGGTGCCGCGAGAGGCGCTCCACGGTGGACTCGCGGTCCTCGACGCCGTCTACGACCCCCTGGAGACGCGACTCCTCCGGGAGGCCGAGGCCGCCGGGGCGACGACCGTCGACGGGGCGTGGATGCTGCTCTTCCAGGGCGTCGAGGCGTTCGAACTCTGGACGGGTCGCGACGCGCCGGTGGAGACGATGGACCGAGCGCTCAGATCGGCTCTCTGA
- a CDS encoding PLP-dependent cysteine synthase family protein: MTRGPVESVLETVGNTPLVRVEAAPEEVPVYAKLESFNPGASVKDRIGAYICEQLIERGELEEGGTIVEPTAGNTGIGLAIAANQLDLEAVFVVPERFSVEKQTLMRALGAEVVNTPTEDAMGGAIERAREIADGREDAVVPQQFANPLNVEAHERTTGPEIYDALDGEVGAVVVGCGTCGTLVGVARYVLEREPDVHVVAVEPEGSVFARALGADVDEDEYTIEGIGTHELERNELFDPEVVDEVLQVGDRAAHDELQRLAREEGHLVASSSGAASVGARRVAERIRDGDLDVPHDAVATVFPDSSERYLSKHIYGDFEDWQP; this comes from the coding sequence ATGACGCGGGGACCGGTCGAGTCGGTCCTGGAGACGGTCGGGAACACGCCGCTCGTCCGGGTCGAAGCCGCCCCCGAGGAGGTGCCGGTCTACGCCAAGCTCGAGTCGTTCAACCCCGGCGCGAGCGTCAAGGACCGCATCGGCGCGTACATCTGCGAGCAGCTGATCGAGCGGGGCGAGCTCGAAGAAGGCGGCACCATCGTCGAGCCGACGGCCGGGAACACCGGCATCGGGCTGGCCATCGCGGCCAACCAGCTGGACCTCGAGGCGGTCTTCGTCGTCCCGGAGCGGTTCAGCGTCGAGAAGCAGACGCTCATGCGCGCCCTCGGCGCCGAGGTGGTCAACACGCCGACAGAGGACGCGATGGGCGGCGCCATCGAGCGCGCCCGCGAGATCGCCGACGGCCGGGAGGACGCGGTCGTCCCCCAGCAGTTCGCGAACCCGCTGAACGTCGAGGCCCACGAGCGGACGACAGGCCCCGAGATCTACGACGCGCTGGACGGCGAGGTCGGCGCGGTCGTCGTCGGCTGCGGCACCTGCGGCACCCTCGTCGGCGTCGCGCGGTACGTCCTCGAGCGCGAACCGGACGTCCACGTCGTCGCCGTCGAGCCCGAGGGATCGGTGTTCGCGCGGGCGCTCGGCGCGGATGTCGACGAGGACGAGTACACCATCGAGGGCATCGGCACCCACGAACTCGAGCGGAACGAGCTGTTCGACCCCGAGGTGGTCGACGAGGTGCTCCAGGTCGGCGACCGGGCCGCTCACGACGAGCTGCAGCGGCTCGCCCGCGAGGAGGGCCACCTCGTGGCGTCGAGCTCCGGCGCGGCGAGCGTCGGCGCCCGGCGGGTGGCGGAGCGCATCCGCGACGGCGACCTCGACGTCCCCCACGACGCGGTCGCGACGGTCTTCCCGGACTCCAGCGAGCGGTACCTCTCGAAGCACATCTACGGCGACTTCGAAGATTGGCAGCCATGA